The genomic window GCTCAAGTGGCGTCCAGTCACCTGTTCCTCACCATAGCAACGAAAGTTTACCCGGCTTTGTGTCATAGGCTGCACGAGAATGGCGGAGTCGACTCCCCTTTCGGGAACAGGCGGCGTATCTTTTACCTTCAGTGAATTGAGCACGGTGACCATTTGATTGTGTTATCGGTCGACTCCGATCCCGTATCCACCCAGCGGCGGGAGGGACACCTGTTCTCGGCCAGGGGGGCCAAAGAAGCAGGAGGGCTCGTACGCGGCTGGGAGTTTTCCCCTACGGACCGGCCTGTGGGCGAGCATGCCATCACACTCCGCTTAAGTCAACGTTGCCTTGCTCGCGGGTTATGTTTGTCCGGTTTGTTGTCTGTCCTGAATAGGCCACCAACGGTTGATGTGCGCTGTCTCTTGGACGAATCTTCCACCATATATTTTCACTGTGTTTTCAGACCGTTTTATGTTGAACTTCGAAGGTATGGAGTAACCGTATTGAATGAGTCTGTTGCGCACAAGTGTTGTTACCGAGTGCCCATTGTAACGTAACCAAGTCGACAGAACACTTCCTGGTTAATGTAAGAGTTGGCGCGGCGCGGTCCCCACAGCGACACCAGGATGCCGGTCGCCACGACGCGACTAGAACAGCTGCAGATCATCAAGCTGCTGCAGTGTGTGAGGCTGGAGGATCGCCCACAGATAGAGAAGATGACCATACAGGGCATCCCCTCCCTCATCAACTACAGCGAGCCGAACCAGGGGGAGTCCGTGCTACACCTGGCGGCCGTCACCAACAACGACGAGCTGGTGAGGTTCCTTCTCGGACTGGGAGCTCACCCCAACGTGCAGGACTTCGAGGGCAGGACACCCGTCATGAGAGCCGCCGAGTTCGGGCATGACACCACCATGGAGGTTCTAGCCAAGGCCGGCGCCGATATGAAGATCGTGGACAAAAACGGGAGAGGTGAGTTGTTGGAAAATTTAAGCCCTGCTTACATTATCGATTTTGCGTATAACATGGTATTAGTACATCGTAGATTCAAAACATCATGCCACTAGCAACAATATACTAAATGTTCAGAGAAATGAGAATTGTAAGAGGCTTACCTAACGCAGTTGTCTATCATGTTTCAAATGATTTTCAACATTCCTTGGTGAACTTAAGTCGAGAGTGTTGAATTTGGGGTTATGTCGGAATAATACGTCCGACATTGGACATACAAGTCGGCTCTTACTGAGCGCCTTAGTCTAATAATACTGGGGATTGATACTATCAATTTTAGCAAATTTTCTTTGCTGGCCGACACAATTTGTTACAAAATGGTGTGTTATCATGTAAAGTATGGCCTGCCCTTTGGGACCGACACACCCCCAGACACCTGTTGCGTAGACCAACCTGTTGGGTAGCCGCGACTATAGCAGATGGCTGGTCGGGCGCTTAGGTCACCCACAGGCAGAAAGTTTTAGACCCCAGAAAAATCTATtgctttatgattttcggtTATCACAGTTTGTTCATTGGGTCATGAGATTGTATGGTGttatacaaatgtttacaaaaaaaaactacaaccTTTTGCCAGGTATAGTGTGCTGGTAGTGTCTGTCGCAATTCACATGTGCTGGGTGTGGACACAGTCATAAAATCTATGGTGCCAATAAGGGGACAAATTGCATCTACACACATGCATGTAATTGCATTGAAGGAATAATTGATGCCTCCTTTGATGTTAGACCCAGTAAAGTGTAAATGTAGTCATGAACAGGGCATGACTTGGTTGAATAACTGTTGTTGTGCATTTGCTATAGAACTAGGCTGTTTTTTTACAACCTTCACTACAGCCAATGATGTTCTTGCATCCCTGGACAGGTTCTGTCTGTGCATGGAGTACTTTGTTCTATAGTGTAGCCTGTAGAAGGAAATAGGTCATGAAACAATTTTGATCCCCTTGCCACTTACAACTGATATCCCCTATTGTAGGCAGGGGGTGAGTAGACAGCCAGATACAGTATACCCGTGCTATATACACTCCAGAAAAGGTTTTATGTGGCTTTTGTGTGCTGCCCTTGTCCCTCACTGATAGAGTTTCTACCTGCGGCTATATTTAACCTACTCAGCAAAAGACCTCAAATACCATGCACAAATCCGAATGTTGAAAGATGACAAAGGAAATGGGACAGCCTTCTTTGATTCAGAGAAAATCTCTGACTAATTACATCAAGAATCAATAATTCAAGAGGAGTGCTAGCAAAATGGCCGTTTAACATTAAAGAAAACACAGACATGATAGAAGGGAACGTCTGTTTACTGGTCCCATTGTTCCCCTGTCAATACATgttgtcaaaatatttttgtagtGATGTATTGCAAAGCCTCGACTATACCCAATACTTCATATTTTGGGGTAGTAAACAGAGTGGCTTCTACAGAACGCCTCCCTCTTGAAGGAACACACACTATTTAGTGTTAACTCAGGGAGAAAGGAAAACTATGGACAGTATCAACTTCTTGTGTTTTGTGACAACAGTGAACAGTCTTTAATACCGTCAGAAGAGGGCGGCTTGAGCATTCGAAGGACACCCTGAGTGAGCATTATGGAGTATACAAAGGCCACAAGGACATCTAACATGGAGATAAGAAGGGTATCAAAAACTTGCTCAACCTTGAAGGAAGTCTTTTTTATTCCTCCAAGGTTCGACACTTCCTCTAAGCCCCTTTGTGGGGTACAGGGGCTCCAGTTACCTAATCTACACTGGAGCACACAAAGATGTACAAGTCATTAAAAAAGGCTTGAACCTGAACCTTCCAGGCAGCTCTTCTATGTGCCTACTCTTTCAACGTAGTCAAACAACAAAGTCTGCCTGCTTTCACGGGGCTGAAAACGTTTTTTCACTGTAACTCAGCAGAGTGGTGTTTATTGTTGCTAAACACAACACTGATCAAATGGAGTAAGAATCTCTGGACTGTGTTCTATACAACTGATAAGAAAAGAAGTACTCAAAGTCAGCCATTCAGAGTTTTCCTTGCATCTAGGAAGAATAGTACATTCCCCTACCACTACCACTACATATTGTTCTTGTCTAATGTTTCAACTTGCTTAAAACTTTTGGGTGGGATGTTCACTTAGGTAATAACAGGGCAAGGGAGTTTGTAAAGCTGTTATCTTGGAAAAAGTCACCCATGAAATCGGTCGATTCAAGGGACCTGAAAATTGAAACCTGTGGCTCTGAACCGATTTCATGCAGCACGAGTCCTAAGGGAGCATGAAATATTGTGTGGTGACTGTTGAAAGGTAACCATGGCTGCAAGCGGACACACTTGCTTTTCACATTCCTTCACGACTCAGTGTTGATGTATGTTGTGCAAGGTTCGCAGTAACTGGAAAAAATGGAATGTAGAGATGATCAGTGTGAAACTACACTATTATCATAGTTTAATATAAAGGATATCATATGAACATTTGCACATGAAGCTTTATTTCAGGATACTAGCATTGGCAACAAAAACAAGCTTAGGTGTTAGATATCTTGGGTGTGTGACCTAAAACATTGTTTTAACAGTAGTTTTCTTCTGGAAGGTAGAGAAGCACCACACATTCCTTTCTGTGATTTTatatgaacaatttgaaaaggtGAAGCAGCTTTAAATTCATACCATTGAATATTTGAAGCAACATGTAGCATTTCATCAAAGTTTATGACATCTGCTTAAATAGGGGAAAAAGGGTTTAGCAAGTTGTGATAGATAAGAATACGTGTACCTGTGATAGATAAGAACACCATACAGAGCATAGCAAAGGTTGTTGAAAAAAGCCAAGCCAGCATAAAGCTGCCTGCAgggcatttgaggaaaagtTTTGTTTCTGCTGATTGACTAAAGATTAAAGGCCAGTGTTTGTGCCTTCTGGAGGAGAAAATCACAAGTTTTTTAAGTGACAGTAAATCCCCTATATGCCTCACACTGGCAGAGGAATAAAAGGAAGCATTTGGAACTTAGTTATTCACACTTACTACACACAAAGAAAACTTtcacaagtactagtattgcaACAGATTTCTCCCAGATAATAACAAAACTGGTCCAAGGAAATAGCAAGGGTTAAAAGGGTTAGTTAAACTGTTACTAACATAAGTCAGTAAGCCAAGTCAAACTGTTACTCCAGACTATGAAAAGCACAAGTGAAAGATGGCAAGTAAGAGCAATGTATTCTAAAAAGCCAAAGGAGAGtcaaacttgaaataagaactATTTCCAgtgtactttaaaaaaaaaacaggaagaaAGGAGACCTTCTAGGCCTTCTACTTTTATCCAAAAACATAATTATTACCTTTGTTGCATTTTAGATCTCTAGAACTCTATTGAAAAAAGATTCCAAGGTTTCCACACATACTGGTGGTCTGTCCAAACCCTGACTCAGCGCCAAGGTTTGAAGAGCTGCTTAGTGGGATTAACATTGTTGTAGGTCAAACAAATGCGTGGCTGGGAAAGTGGTTCAGGTTGCCAGGAGAACAGCTAGCAGCCAGCAAGCAATCCACTAGTAATGCATTTGGGATTATTTGTGCAGGCCTGGGTTCTGAAGTCTGCCCGGGCACTGATGTGATTCGTTTGTGATCCTTAACGTGGGAAGAATGTGATGGATTGAAGGATTAACTTGTCACGGCGAAATTGACGCAGCGACTGAGGTTGCCTTTCACTGCCGCAGCCGGATGCTTTTAAGGCGTAAAAAGATTAGCAAATTAGGCACAATTGAATCTACACTgaggtaacttgtttaaatattCCTGGACTACAAAGACTGGGGGAACAGTTGTTTGGTAGTGAATGGAGACACTCTCCTCCCTCATGATTGTGTTAAATGGCTTTTGTTACTGTTCAGCAATTGGGCTAGTGGAGTAAATGGCCAtagcctttattttccttgcCCAACAGACCTTCACGAACATCCTTAATAAATACTTATACCCAAAGGAAATAAGCAGAATGGCTCATTTCAATGTTGCAAAAATATCCAAGGACCTTTCCAGGAGTCCTTGACTTTGTTCTTGTTTATAAAGCATGAACACCAACCAACCAGGATAATCTGTGATATTCAATCCAACAAATCGAATGTTCACTACACAAACAAGGATATGGCTTGAATTGATAGAAGCCTTTTTGGGGAATCTGAATTAGATGTGATCATCCGTCTTATCATGACGAAACATCAATGAAAGTTTCCTCCTCCCTAACATGCACAATGAAATTGACCATAACatcatttattttgatttttgagTCACACGGCCACAGGATTGTGATAGAAAAGACAgaagttttaaaaagttgtgATAAATTTGTGTTAAAGTTGTATCCTCTCTTCCTCCCTGTAGGTATACTGTTCTACTGCATCTGCCCCACCCAACGCCACACCCACTGTCTGGAGATTGCGCTGCAGCACGGAGCCCCAGTCAACAACAAGGCCCACGACGGCAAACCCGTCCTCACGGTGGCCTGTTCCACGGCGACAGAGAATGAGGAGATGTGCATCAAGCTGCTGGAGAAAGGGGCAGATCCCAACATCAAACATGAGGTCGGTAAAGAAGAACATACTAGTAGAgaaatgagggggggggggaatataTAAGCAAAGATTTCAGAATATAGGCTATCAGAAATATGGGAAGACATTGATATTCAGACTCAGAATTGTGACACCAATCTTCATGTCATGGTCATCGGGACTAGTCAAGGCTATCATGCACGGAACCACCCAGTTAGGAAGAAAGAGTGGTAGGCAacagaaaagatgggaggacaATATCAGAGAATGATactaagtgaaacattaagaaaaacagaaaactgagAAGGGCGGAGAAAactagttgccagatcttctgtggtccCTCAaaggtcaaatagttagactaagggcaatgaagggagagagagagagagggctGCCCCTCCCTACtttttttattaatctttagggtggttccTACGGTTAactaagtaactgatttccaagggagccctaatACTACTGATTCATCTGCACCAGCTTCTGTGTGTCATGAGACTTGAATGTTCTCAGCAGCTCACTTTATGAAGTACTTTGACTGACTTTCAACTTCCTCACATACCCTTGTGTAGAAACAGCTTGTTCTGTAATCCCACCTTCCCTATAGGTACGTACAGCACACTATAAATCACCTGTTTGCTCCTGCCACGGAGGATTTGCTCATGTCAAACTGAACAAACATTGCCTTGTACCAAGTGTCAGGCATACCTTAGGACTTTGAACACAGACCTGAAAGGTATTATTCATATCTTTGTTAACATGGCATGGTCAAGCCCTAAGAACAAATAAGGGCTTACAAAGACTACATGAACAAAGTGAATTAGTCAGCTGCTTTTGTGAAGTTAAGGATACAGCACAGTGTTTGACATTTCCAAACAGATGTTAGATGTACGTTACCCAGAAAAACTGCAGTCATGATTTACGATCAATATTCCTCAATAAAACATCAATAACGTCATAACTTTGGCCACTTAAGTACATTGTCCTTGTccaatgtaacagttacagcaGTAAAACGATCTGAGGTATAAATCTTACAACTTTTAATGGTATTTAAAAGCTTGCCAGACTAATGAAATTACACAATCATCAAACATGCCCTTTCCTACAGCATTACAGCTAATATATTACTTGTATAGTTAGTTGACACTACAAATTATTTTTGCCATGAATGCCTAACAACGGTCAAAAACATATCATGTGCCACAACAGCGTAAACCCAGTCTAAAGTAGTTTGCGTGTTGTGGTAAATGTACCCAGGTATATCACTAACCCCTTTGAAATACTACACTATCAATTTGCCTCAATCATTCCAACACTATTGTTCAGTACATTTCGGCCTCATCTTGTTAGGTGGTGCTTATGCCCCCGAAAAAATAACATCCCTGGTACTTTATAAAGGCTGCTTATTGAATAACACACCAAATGGGCTTTGGATAATAGGGACACATATGGTACCTTCAAAGGACTCGAGGGGCAGTATAACAGTTTTTCTAGCAAATTCATTTGCCATTTTTGCAGTATGCATTCAACACTTCTAGGGTGTTCATCTGCACACTGGAATGTGTCTTCggtcatacaaatgtacagacaTTCAGAGTCATTGTTTGGTTGTTTTCCTAATCAATGAGTATGGCAGAAAGAGGCCTGCCTTACCTCTTGATAGAACACAATTGAAAATTATTTTTACCCTACCAGACACAAGGAAATCACACCAAAGTCATTTGTATGACTACTTCATCCCTTAAATCTGTTTTGCAGATCTTTCCCTCTGTAGATATTAGTTGCCTAGCATACATAAGCTTCCGTGTATCTCCCTTGCTAGTCTGGTTTTCAGTCAAGCTTCCAGTTGCCAATTGACGTCattagctacatacatgtagtatcaaacAGTCAAAAGCTCCAGAACTCAGACGGGTCCCGAGGGTCAGGCGTCTGCACGGGTCCCCAAGCTGAAGGGCTTCACAAACTTGACATTAGTGCTCCATTAGTATTCCATCTTAACAAAGCATGCGTTGACAGTATGAACTATTGAGGGCCATTAAACTTTTATATTGTTAAAACCGGCATTGTTCATGAGGATATACATCATCATGAAGTCTGCTAGTGCTACTTCAATTCTATTCTGATGAATTTACAATGGTTTTTACAGGATGGGTAATGGGGTGGCAAGAAAATGGTAATTTAGCCCTAATAGATGCCTGTAAAACGTGACTAGGTATAATGTGTGATactgatgaaaaaaattaacaatagCTACTTCTAATAtaatcaatttttttgtcaCAGTTTCAGTTAAGAATTGGCAACAGTCTCAGAGAGgtcatacaaaatcattctttgAATGCTTCACTTTATACAAATTGTGGACAGAGATAAATTAGACCCAGAGTGACGTGCTGTCTAAAGACAGCTAATTGTGCAGTCCAGATCAGAATAGGCGTAGTTTTATCATCCTCACTTGACAGAACCGCCGGTTGTATCACACAATGCATCATAGCAACCAGCAGTAACACATTGTGTAATGTCTGGCGGTATGATGAGTTTGAGTAGAGAGGATGAGTTTTCCTAATCTGGAGGCTTACAATCTTGTTAATGGTGTCAGAAAGAAGCCATTTTTCAAGCAGAACACTGTTAACCAGGATAGGACAGCAATATCCATTGAAGACTTGTGAAAATGGTTGAAAAGTCGGTGAGTCCAATCCTTGCATTGGGAACTAGTTAAATTTTCCCCCATGAAATAGTATGCAAATGTCgatgaccttggtgctgaatggcctTTCTGCCATGTTCTGGCAATGTCCATTGAAGAGTGCATTCAAAATGGTTGGAAAGTCGGTGAGTCCAATGCTTGCATTGGAAACTAGTTTGGATTAATTGTATTCCATTTAATTGTGTGGAAATGTGAtgaccatggtgctgaatggccTTCCTGTCATTTTCCAGCAAAATCCACTGAAGAGTTCATTCAAAATGGTTGAAAAGTCCAATGCTTGTATTGGAAACTAGCTAGAATtaatgaccttggtgctgaatgaccttcCTGCCATGTTCCAGTTGATGGGGACCACCCCTCTGATGGAGGCAGCCGGTGCAGGGAGCGCTGCCGTCGTCAGGTGCATCCTGCAGAAGGGAGGAGACGTGAACGCGGTGGACAGGAAGGGTCACCACGCCGCGCACAGGGCTGCCACAGGGGGGTTCTTTGACGTGCTGAAGGTTATGGCCGCCTTTGGCGCAAACTTTAACCAAGTGGCTTCGGACGGCAATACACCGATCCACTATGCTGCTAGAGGAGGACATGACAGTTCCTGCAAGTTCCTGGCACAAAGAGGTGAGGAAATTGTCAGCATTATCACATGGGCCATTTTATTTAGAAAATACCTGAGTTCTACCCTATCTTGCTTTTTCTGTATTGTCAAAATACTGTCAAGacaatgaatacatgtagtttggctTGCCTGGAGTGTCTGTGATTCTGATGTGAAGACAATGGGAAGATTGTTACAGGCATGTGGTATTTCCTGAAGAAATCCTATTGGCGACACCACAAGCATTTGGCAGGGCAAGAATCCTAGCAATTTTACCTACATATAGTTATCATAGCTACTTTGTAGATGTAGAACAGACTGTAATTTGAAGTGAATGAGCCGTTTCTTTAATTTCAAACAGGTTGCCCGCCAAAGTTGAAGAACAGTGATGGGATGACACCACGTGCCATTGCTAAGGAAGCGGGCAGCAAGGCAGCTGGAAAAGAACTTAGGAAGGCAGAAAATGCCTTCACCAAGTACTCCAAACCCGGCATGAAGAACCCTAATGCTCCTTGGATGGTGTTTCTGTATGACTGGTGTGTAGAAAGACAAGATGACCTGATAGCAGAATTTTCCAATCTATACACTGGAGACGATGAAAAGGACTACAAAGTAAACAAGGAAGACTTCGTCCAGGTCTTAAAAAAACTGAAAGCACCAATTCCTGATGATGACCATATGAAGAAACTTCTGACAGAGCATGATAAGACTAGGGAAGGGGTTATCGACACAAAGGTCTTCCTATCAGGAAAGCAGCTCCTCTCAAAAACCTACCTTATGTCTAGTTATGAACCCAAatctaagaagaagaaaaagggtGGGAAGAAGGGGAGGAAGAAGGGAGGGAAGACAAAGATCTATGTTCCAATCTGTACCCTGCCTGAGGGCCCGCGGATGCCGGGTGGGGCTCCCCCGGCTCACTTGATCCCACGGGCCACTCACTGGACAGACACGGGGAGGTTCGACCGGGACCATCCCCCACAGCACCCTCTACAAGATGACTCCTGGTGGTACCTGCAGCATCCACAGAAAACCTACATCAACATCAGTGAAGCTGCTAAACTTGGAGACATAGAATCTCTGAAACAAGCCTTCCAGAACAACTATCCTATCGACACCAGGGACAAGTATTTCAAGACCCCCTTGATGTGTGCAGCAGCCCATGGTCACATTGAAATTACCAAGTATCTCATAGAAATGGGGTAAGTTGAATTTCCATTGTATACTGGTATTTCAGAATATTGGACACCACAAATTGAGACCACAAGGACATTCCATCATTTAAACTTTTGTTACTGGACAAAACCTCCCAGTAAATATATGTCAGGATAGAGATTGCAATCGCTGATTCTGCCAGGAGAGATCCTGATCGAAGTCTGTAAATCCAAAGATACAATTGTATTCCCTTAAAACTAATAAAAGTCAGAACTTTTCAAGTTTGATTCATGTCACTAGcttagatcaatggattgacttgaaattcagGATttatgtattttgaagaaaaccCTAACACATTCCTTGCATCCTGATCTGTCAACAGAGTCTGATCAGGATGTCTACCAGAAAAATTGTGATTTTGCCAGATCGCATTCTCTAGCCTGACATAACGTCATATATGAAAGCTTATATGGCTGGTCATGCCAGTACATCTTCTAGAAGATGACATATTGAAAAGCGTGTTCTTGTCTTTATATCTAGTGCCAGCGTTAATGCAGTAGACAACTTCCGCTGGACACCCCTGCACCATGCCTGCCACGGGGGTCAGGTGGACGTGGTCACGACACTGGTGAGTGCCGGGGCCGACATCGACGCACAGACCATGAACGGGGCCACACCTCTGATGAGGGCCATCGAGTGCTCAAACGAACCGATCGTGAGCTTCCTGATTGACCAGGGAGTCAACATGaggaaggaaaacaagaaagGTAAGTTGCTTCCAGAGGTGATAATCATAGGAGTGTTGTCTGATAGTATCAATGGCTTAACTGACACCTCATTGCTTCAACAAAAATAAGCAGCAAATGGCAGGGTAAGGTAGCATGATGATGAAGTTTGTCCATCGTATCTGATGAAGACCTTGACTTTGTCAATCCCCCTTTCACAGTGGAcaagcatcatcatcatgctaCCTTGGTAAGTTAAGTTTAAGGCAGCATATATACCATACATTATAATTCATATAGGAGTATCTAATGTATGGAAATCAGTGATTGCATTGTGCTTGTTGTACTTACAAGGCTTGCTGTCATCCTTTTTCAGAACACAATGCGTTGGACACTGCCAAGGAATGGGCCGATCCGCGGGTGCTGTCGATCGTCCAGGCTAAGTTCGACTCTCTGCCTGcacccaagaagaagaagaagggcgGTCGGGCGGCCAAGAAGAGCCCTGCCGCCACGCGGCCACAGACGGTTCCTCCCATCCCCTTCGGGAAGGGTGACGGGCCTGACGGAGGGAAGAAGGTAAAAAAGACTGTGAGGTTTCTTCTGCCACCCATTACGACACATACCATTTACCACATTCACCAGCACAAACCTGTGGAAAAGAAAACTAAGAAGAGGCTTCGCAAGTTTCCTTCCAAATTCACACCAGGCCCCCATCTGACAACCTTGGTGTCTGTGTATAGTCCTTATAGAGACCCATCTCTCTTGGCTCTGAGAAGGACAGTTTTGCACCAGCTCCAAATGTCCTTTTATGATTAACAATAAGAATAAAAGTCTGGAGCTACagtcagtttaaaaaaaaaaaaatgaacagaaAACCAATTATCAAACATGGGCTGCTTTGACACAGTTTTTTCCCTAAAGGCTAATTTAGCATACTCCGCAAAAGTTGCATATAGTTTCATCATGTGTGCTGTAATGTATAAATACTGCCTAACTTTAACATTAACAATCTTACCAGTATAATGGTTTGATCTAGAACGGTTAGAATATTAGTCTTATAGATGAAACAGAAAATCTTAATTTCAATCTCTAGTTGATAGTGCCTAACCAGACTGACTGAACTAACCAAGCCCATATGTATTGAGGATATGATATGAGGATATGATATGTAGCTAATGAGGATATGACACAATATGGTGACACTAACCCTGGGTGATTCCTTAACCACAATCACAATAAAGTCATTGACAAACTAACAGGATAAATGTTCATTGTGGTGGTTGATAAACATTATAATGATTGAAGATAGTGCCTTCTTTGGTGGTACCGGTACAACACAGTATTGAATTCTGTGGCACCTCTTTCTGTAAATGAGCAGATATTCAAAGAATGACAATGATCCAAAATGTGTCAGCATGGTCATAGCTGCATGTTTGAGCCAAA from Branchiostoma lanceolatum isolate klBraLanc5 chromosome 4, klBraLanc5.hap2, whole genome shotgun sequence includes these protein-coding regions:
- the LOC136433671 gene encoding ankyrin repeat and EF-hand domain-containing protein 1-like isoform X2, translated to MPVATTRLEQLQIIKLLQCVRLEDRPQIEKMTIQGIPSLINYSEPNQGESVLHLAAVTNNDELVRFLLGLGAHPNVQDFEGRTPVMRAAEFGHDTTMEVLAKAGADMKIVDKNGRGILFYCICPTQRHTHCLEIALQHGAPVNNKAHDGKPVLTVACSTATENEEMCIKLLEKGADPNIKHELMGTTPLMEAAGAGSAAVVRCILQKGGDVNAVDRKGHHAAHRAATGGFFDVLKVMAAFGANFNQVASDGNTPIHYAARGGHDSSCKFLAQRGCPPKLKNSDGMTPRAIAKEAGSKAAGKELRKAENAFTKYSKPGMKNPNAPWMVFLYDWCVERQDDLIAEFSNLYTGDDEKDYKVNKEDFVQVLKKLKAPIPDDDHMKKLLTEHDKTREGVIDTKVFLSGKQLLSKTYLMSSYEPKSKKKKKGGKKGRKKGGKTKIYVPICTLPEGPRMPGGAPPAHLIPRATHWTDTGRFDRDHPPQHPLQDDSWWYLQHPQKTYINISEAAKLGDIESLKQAFQNNYPIDTRDKYFKTPLMCAAAHGHIEITKYLIEMGASVNAVDNFRWTPLHHACHGGQVDVVTTLVSAGADIDAQTMNGATPLMRAIECSNEPIVSFLIDQGVNMRKENKKEHNALDTAKEWADPRVLSIVQAKFDSLPAPKKKKKGGRAAKKSPAATRPQTVPPIPFGKGDGPDGGKKEEAKIHKVTFE
- the LOC136433671 gene encoding ankyrin repeat and EF-hand domain-containing protein 1-like isoform X1 — its product is MPVATTRLEQLQIIKLLQCVRLEDRPQIEKMTIQGIPSLINYSEPNQGESVLHLAAVTNNDELVRFLLGLGAHPNVQDFEGRTPVMRAAEFGHDTTMEVLAKAGADMKIVDKNGRGILFYCICPTQRHTHCLEIALQHGAPVNNKAHDGKPVLTVACSTATENEEMCIKLLEKGADPNIKHELMGTTPLMEAAGAGSAAVVRCILQKGGDVNAVDRKGHHAAHRAATGGFFDVLKVMAAFGANFNQVASDGNTPIHYAARGGHDSSCKFLAQRGCPPKLKNSDGMTPRAIAKEAGSKAAGKELRKAENAFTKYSKPGMKNPNAPWMVFLYDWCVERQDDLIAEFSNLYTGDDEKDYKVNKEDFVQVLKKLKAPIPDDDHMKKLLTEHDKTREGVIDTKVFLSGKQLLSKTYLMSSYEPKSKKKKKGGKKGRKKGGKTKIYVPICTLPEGPRMPGGAPPAHLIPRATHWTDTGRFDRDHPPQHPLQDDSWWYLQHPQKTYINISEAAKLGDIESLKQAFQNNYPIDTRDKYFKTPLMCAAAHGHIEITKYLIEMGASVNAVDNFRWTPLHHACHGGQVDVVTTLVSAGADIDAQTMNGATPLMRAIECSNEPIVSFLIDQGVNMRKENKKEHNALDTAKEWADPRVLSIVQAKFDSLPAPKKKKKGGRAAKKSPAATRPQTVPPIPFGKGDGPDGGKKSPDQSKVKDLVPEFMPPLQTPPRSADRRSSVIRVQSSMAGRVEDREDIQYEPKKVWAHQPTKDELLQRKETDRTRWGYELDFPNYKPPFQKNIASKVELFGGPED